A single region of the Undibacterium piscinae genome encodes:
- a CDS encoding HAMP domain-containing protein encodes MLSTLRRRLIAICVSIVVLAMIAVVGANFITTRSHTLESLNAQMAQLSQSYSAEIAVWIQAKKLVVGSIRQAADAADPLPALKAAEQAGGFDQTYLGYPDKRAVFSQVRVRKPDYDPTVRPWYVKASQTSGAIVTSPYIGASNGKLQVTVAEAAGATGSTTAVAGGDVLIDTLVKTVVEIKPSPSSFAFLLDSKGIIIAHPDQKLTLKPVSDLSPNVSIELLTSTEKSKLSAAVQLAGRDGLLFVSKIEGTDWLLAIVLDKAEATQALSTMLTVSAVTALIVSGLAALLLAALIARALQRLATVRDAMQEIATGDGDLTRRLDAEGVDELAQIASAFNLFVDKIAKVLMEIRGASESVKVATSEIAAGNADLSSRTEAQAGSLEEPPAPWKKSRATVTT; translated from the coding sequence GCCATTTGCGTCAGTATCGTGGTTTTGGCGATGATTGCCGTGGTCGGGGCTAATTTCATCACCACCCGCAGCCACACTTTAGAATCACTCAATGCGCAGATGGCGCAGTTGTCGCAGAGCTATTCTGCAGAAATCGCGGTCTGGATACAGGCTAAAAAGCTAGTGGTAGGCTCGATCAGACAAGCCGCAGATGCGGCCGATCCTTTGCCAGCACTCAAGGCCGCCGAACAAGCAGGCGGCTTTGATCAAACCTATCTCGGTTACCCAGATAAACGCGCGGTATTTTCTCAAGTGCGGGTACGCAAACCCGATTACGACCCGACTGTACGCCCCTGGTACGTGAAGGCCTCGCAAACCAGCGGTGCAATTGTGACCTCGCCCTACATCGGTGCCAGCAATGGCAAACTACAAGTGACGGTAGCAGAAGCGGCCGGTGCCACCGGTAGCACCACCGCAGTGGCAGGTGGCGATGTACTGATAGACACTCTGGTAAAAACCGTGGTGGAGATCAAACCTAGTCCAAGTAGCTTTGCGTTTCTGCTCGATAGCAAGGGCATCATCATTGCCCACCCAGACCAAAAACTCACCTTAAAACCGGTCTCAGACTTAAGCCCCAACGTGTCGATAGAATTGTTGACCTCCACCGAAAAATCCAAACTCAGCGCCGCAGTGCAATTAGCTGGGCGCGATGGCTTGCTGTTTGTCAGCAAAATTGAAGGTACCGATTGGTTACTGGCCATCGTTTTAGATAAAGCCGAAGCGACGCAGGCTCTCAGCACCATGTTGACGGTCTCGGCCGTGACTGCGCTGATCGTGAGCGGTTTAGCCGCCCTGCTGCTGGCAGCTCTGATTGCGCGTGCCTTGCAAAGACTTGCTACCGTGCGTGACGCAATGCAAGAAATTGCCACTGGCGACGGCGACTTAACCCGCAGACTCGATGCCGAAGGCGTCGACGAGCTAGCGCAGATAGCCTCAGCGTTTAACCTCTTTGTCGATAAGATCGCCAAGGTCCTGATGGAGATACGCGGCGCCAGCGAATCGGTCAAGGTCGCCACCTCGGAAATCGCAGCGGGCAATGCCGACCTCTCGTCACGCACCGAAGCACAAGCCGGCTCGCTGGAAGAACCGCCAGCTCCATGGAAGAAATCACGGGCTACCGTCACAACATAA
- the pbpC gene encoding penicillin-binding protein 1C codes for MSLNSVQQFMLRCFVVLLLLASWHSSALAIPSFKEVQLAYQSSDAVLVDRNGVVIHQQRINPRERKLAWVKLEDVSPALRMALIASEDKRFYQHGGVDWNAVAGAAWGNLWNKKTRGASTITMQLAGLLEEDLRRKATARTAGQKITQALVAQWLEQSWRKDQILEAYLNLVAFKGELVGVHALSRVMFDKHPSGLDKIEAAIAVALIRGPNASVAKVAERACASLKEQGLPQFCANLEGQSTQYFARLTAKSDVARTISGPQLAPHLARRLFAANPSATAIRSTLDGPTQAFARDALVRHLSALVDRNVEDGAVLVIDNQSGDVLSWVGSSGALSDAGQVDGVQALRQAGSTLKPFLYELALEKKWLTAASILDDAAVNLPTATGLYIPQNYDKHFKGLVSVRTALGSSLNIPAVRTLVTVTPELFFRRLQQLGFGLRESGDYYGYSLALGSADVSLLALTNAYRTLANQGRYASPRTSDKDPLAAKPVTVMDAGATFIISDILSDRAARATTFGLESALSTRIWAAVKTGTSKDMRDNWCVGYSDRYTVGVWVGNASGAPMWDVSGVTGAAPIWQEVMHYLHQHKIGNLVGNVVVNVVANTMANKGLTTPMQLPAGVVAQQIVYEGALEAARTEYFLAGTEQSLISIAHPDQIRPVIVYPTAGMLVALDPDIPPERQRIRFAAQGVKQAKWLLDGKAPVTPVAANQAGRTALSIDWMPWPGKYLLQLVDNQGKVLDQIKFEVRGAVLIAEPKFFAKLIN; via the coding sequence ATGTCCTTGAATTCTGTTCAGCAATTTATGCTTAGATGCTTTGTCGTTCTCTTATTGCTGGCTAGCTGGCATAGCAGCGCGCTGGCGATCCCTAGTTTCAAAGAGGTGCAGCTAGCCTACCAGTCTTCCGATGCGGTTTTAGTTGACCGCAACGGTGTGGTGATTCATCAGCAGCGCATCAACCCCAGAGAGCGCAAACTGGCATGGGTAAAGCTGGAGGATGTCTCGCCGGCCCTGCGCATGGCCTTGATCGCTTCGGAAGATAAGCGCTTTTATCAGCATGGCGGGGTGGACTGGAACGCCGTGGCGGGTGCGGCCTGGGGTAACCTGTGGAATAAGAAAACCCGTGGCGCTTCTACCATTACCATGCAGTTGGCCGGTCTGCTGGAGGAAGATTTACGGCGTAAAGCCACGGCGCGCACTGCCGGCCAAAAGATCACGCAGGCGCTGGTGGCGCAGTGGCTGGAGCAAAGCTGGCGCAAGGATCAGATTCTGGAAGCCTATCTGAATCTGGTGGCGTTTAAGGGCGAGCTGGTCGGCGTGCATGCCTTGTCGCGCGTGATGTTCGATAAGCACCCCAGCGGTCTCGATAAGATAGAAGCGGCGATTGCGGTGGCCTTGATACGCGGCCCCAATGCCAGCGTCGCCAAGGTGGCGGAGCGCGCTTGCGCCAGCTTGAAAGAGCAAGGCTTGCCGCAATTTTGCGCGAATTTAGAGGGGCAGAGCACCCAGTATTTCGCCCGCCTGACGGCTAAATCAGATGTGGCGCGCACTATCAGCGGGCCGCAATTAGCTCCGCATCTGGCGCGCAGATTGTTTGCCGCGAATCCGTCGGCAACGGCGATTCGATCCACGCTAGACGGCCCTACCCAAGCCTTTGCACGCGATGCCCTGGTGCGCCACTTGTCGGCGCTGGTGGATAGAAATGTGGAAGACGGTGCGGTGCTGGTGATCGACAACCAAAGCGGTGATGTACTGAGTTGGGTAGGCTCTAGCGGTGCCTTATCGGATGCCGGGCAAGTCGATGGCGTGCAGGCTTTGCGTCAGGCTGGCTCTACCTTAAAACCTTTTCTCTACGAATTGGCGCTGGAAAAAAAATGGCTGACCGCCGCGTCTATCCTCGATGACGCTGCGGTGAATTTGCCGACCGCAACGGGTCTGTATATTCCGCAAAATTACGACAAACATTTTAAGGGCTTGGTCAGCGTACGTACCGCGCTCGGGTCCTCGCTAAACATTCCGGCGGTGCGTACCTTGGTGACGGTCACGCCGGAATTGTTTTTCCGGCGCTTGCAGCAACTCGGATTTGGCTTGCGCGAATCGGGCGACTATTACGGTTACAGTCTGGCGCTAGGCAGTGCCGACGTCAGCCTGCTGGCGTTGACCAATGCCTACCGCACCTTGGCCAATCAAGGGCGTTACGCTAGCCCACGCACCAGCGATAAAGACCCGCTAGCAGCGAAGCCTGTTACTGTGATGGATGCTGGCGCGACGTTTATTATCAGCGATATCTTGTCGGATAGGGCCGCACGCGCCACTACCTTCGGGCTGGAAAGCGCCTTGTCCACCCGTATCTGGGCGGCGGTAAAAACCGGCACGTCCAAAGACATGCGCGACAATTGGTGTGTCGGTTATTCGGATCGCTATACGGTAGGCGTTTGGGTAGGCAATGCTTCCGGCGCGCCGATGTGGGATGTCTCTGGAGTTACCGGTGCCGCACCGATCTGGCAGGAAGTCATGCACTACCTGCATCAGCATAAGATAGGCAATTTGGTGGGGAACGTGGTGGTAAACGTGGTGGCAAATACGATGGCAAATAAGGGGCTGACGACACCCATGCAGCTTCCTGCGGGCGTGGTTGCCCAGCAGATCGTCTACGAAGGGGCTTTGGAAGCGGCGCGCACCGAATACTTTTTAGCCGGTACTGAGCAAAGCCTGATCAGCATCGCGCATCCGGACCAGATTCGTCCTGTGATTGTTTATCCCACCGCAGGCATGCTGGTTGCGCTGGACCCGGATATCCCGCCCGAGCGTCAACGGATACGCTTCGCCGCCCAGGGCGTCAAACAGGCGAAATGGCTGCTCGATGGCAAGGCGCCGGTCACGCCAGTCGCGGCCAACCAGGCTGGCCGTACCGCGCTCAGCATAGACTGGATGCCATGGCCGGGTAAATATCTGCTGCAACTCGTTGACAACCAGGGTAAGGTGCTTGATCAGATTAAGTTTGAGGTCAGGGGCGCTGTGCTCATAGCTGAGCCTAAGTTTTTCGCAAAATTGATCAATTAA
- the sugE gene encoding quaternary ammonium compound efflux SMR transporter SugE encodes MNWLILIIAGLFEIVWAIGIKYTDGFTRLWPSVLTLGAMAASVVLLGIAMKSLPVGTAYAVWVGVGAVGTAILGIFLFGESANIGRLLSLGLIVIGIIGLKLSTG; translated from the coding sequence ATGAATTGGCTGATCTTGATTATCGCGGGCCTATTTGAAATTGTCTGGGCCATAGGGATTAAATATACCGATGGCTTTACGCGCTTGTGGCCTAGCGTGCTTACCTTGGGGGCGATGGCGGCCAGCGTGGTGTTGCTGGGCATCGCCATGAAGTCGCTGCCGGTCGGCACGGCCTACGCGGTGTGGGTCGGTGTAGGGGCAGTCGGCACGGCGATACTCGGCATTTTCTTGTTCGGCGAGTCTGCCAATATCGGCCGTTTGCTGAGCCTGGGTCTGATCGTGATCGGTATCATAGGCCTGAAACTTTCTACCGGGTGA
- a CDS encoding alpha-2-macroglobulin produces MMKKLSLASVSKLNGVAAGMGAFVLLALAGASNALAASVVKFSPQGEVAQVRQVRATFSESAVAFGDPKAAAPFDVKCSEAGSSRWADDKNWIFDFNRDLPPGTQCSFTLKPGFKTVGGNLLTGKAAFQFSTGGPAVLRVQPYDGANIEEEQAFILTQNGPATEASIRQHVYCEVAGVHERIPVKLLDKEARAALLKNFEPNEDPARVTIVQCQQRFPNDAAVKLVWDKGIATASGLATSKPQTFSFSTRKAFSASMSCQRENANAACTPISPVTLYFSSPVSRKLAEDIVIKGSKGSVKPEFRRDDKEAMVQSVSFKPPFAEKAEYAIVLPSKLVDESGRSLSNAAQFPLKFATADFPPLAKFPAAPFGIIELNADATLPVTLRNVEKNLIVRSVDGKNSPGKVSNLKVSDDAAIINWIAKLNAYHESRVTLGRESVETRSIGLLAKEAGVRKLDLPALPDAADPSSRPFEVIGLPLKDPGFYVVELESQKLGSALLGKAAPMFVRTSALVTNLSVHIKLGRENGAVWVTTLDQAKPVAAADIRISDCRGKEVWRGSTDAKGLALLPHSLGEACNSYDYGNQNNPVKVNGFFVSARKTDEKGRADMAFALSSWNNGIESYRFNLPTDMSKSPTVRAHTVLDRSLFRAGETVSMKHVMRIENLRGFALQKAELLPDRARIIHQGSNQEFQFPLVWRGRSAAETVFKLPQQAKLGTYDIILDKGKLKSKTELTEDETQNDGYAEDRYGEGTYSTGSFRVEEFRLPLLQGRITPPKEVQVAPKELPLSLQLNYLNGGGASGLAVQVTSLLRNKALSFPAYEEFSFYVGDSAGDSAGDSSGNSAGNSGDEQKIVANKLPVTLDKNGAGKTVIKNLPAILKPQELVSEMSYADPNGEIQTISTVTPLWSSAVLVGVKAGQWVSVKKKISLSAIALDTNGKPKAGVAIDISGIAKQNNSHRKRMVGGFYAYENAESSKDLGSLCSGKTDERGLMICEANLSEPGNIEILAKAKDENGKATQAKTSAWVTGRGEIWFDGENQDRMDLLPERKHYEAGETASFQVRMPFRYATALVAIEREGVIDTMVVQLNGRDPSIQVPIKAEYGPNVFVSVLAVRGRMREVPWYSFFTWGWKEPLNWWSEFREYQDPSATVDLAKPAYKYGIAEITIGTAAHKLAVSVTTDKTSYAIRTTAKATVQVLLPNGKPAAGAEIAIAAVDEALLELQPNGSWDLLTAMLQRRSYGVETATAQMQVIGKRHYGRKAVAAGGGGGKSATRELLDTLLLWKPVVILDANGRAQIDVPLNDALTSFKIVAVALSGEGLFGTGSTSIRATQDLQIISGLPPLVREGDVFTAMLTLRNTTSRAMQVQVAAAVSGLAAELPKQNIAIPAGEAREVNWNVTVPVAALPEDKQQLVWELKAQEQGGAGVKDALKFTQRVVPAVPVTVQQASLMQLDKALSMPIIQPADGLPGRGGVAISLMPSLAGSQEGIRKYFNDYPYSCLEQKTSRAIGLRDTALWQKVANDLPGYLDGDGLAYYYPPGQMTSNRGSDSLSAYLISATHEANYALPEASRNKMLQGLAAFVEGKITRDFWSPKKDLEVRKLAALEALSRYGQVQERMLGSIQINPNLWPTSAVIDWLAILQNTPAISKRATYLKEAEQILRARLNYQGTRMGFSNEQDDYWWWLMGNSDNSANRLILVTLNNPAWADDMSKLVTGSIQRQVRGHWMSTTANVWGSLAMEKFALKFETEKVAGSTKANLQMAAVSGPVQTYNWSATGGGKLMLPWPAAGSATDSIKLSHDGKGKPWVTLQSLAAVTLKAPFSSGYRITKTIQAIEQKEKGKYSRGDILRVNIDVDAQTDMTWVVLTDPIPAGASLLGSGLGRDSAIAANATGAVSSEPDYSAAWMAYEERSFESYRAYYQFVPKGKFSISYTMRLNNVGEFKLPQTRVEAMYAPEMFGESPNAGMSVK; encoded by the coding sequence ATGATGAAAAAGCTATCGTTGGCATCTGTGAGCAAACTGAACGGTGTTGCGGCGGGTATGGGCGCTTTTGTGTTGCTGGCGCTGGCTGGCGCATCCAATGCGCTGGCCGCCAGCGTCGTCAAATTTTCGCCGCAGGGCGAGGTTGCCCAGGTCCGTCAGGTCAGGGCGACTTTCTCAGAATCAGCGGTAGCGTTTGGCGATCCGAAAGCGGCGGCACCATTTGACGTTAAGTGCAGCGAAGCCGGTAGCTCACGCTGGGCCGACGATAAAAACTGGATTTTTGATTTTAACCGAGACCTGCCGCCAGGCACACAGTGTAGCTTCACGCTCAAGCCTGGGTTTAAGACGGTGGGCGGCAATCTGCTGACGGGCAAGGCTGCATTTCAATTCTCTACCGGCGGCCCGGCCGTGTTGCGCGTGCAACCGTATGACGGCGCCAATATAGAGGAAGAGCAGGCATTCATATTGACGCAAAACGGGCCAGCCACCGAAGCGAGCATACGCCAGCATGTGTATTGCGAAGTGGCCGGTGTGCACGAACGGATTCCGGTGAAGTTGCTCGATAAAGAGGCGCGTGCCGCCTTGTTAAAGAATTTCGAACCGAATGAAGATCCTGCACGGGTCACTATCGTCCAATGTCAGCAGCGTTTCCCGAATGATGCGGCGGTTAAACTGGTATGGGATAAGGGCATTGCCACCGCCAGCGGTTTGGCCACCTCGAAACCTCAGACGTTTAGCTTCAGTACCCGCAAGGCGTTTAGCGCCAGCATGAGTTGCCAGCGCGAAAACGCGAATGCCGCTTGTACCCCGATCTCACCTGTCACGCTGTATTTCAGCTCGCCGGTCAGCCGCAAACTGGCGGAAGACATCGTCATCAAGGGGAGTAAGGGCAGTGTCAAACCAGAATTTCGCCGTGACGATAAAGAAGCCATGGTGCAATCGGTCAGTTTCAAGCCGCCGTTTGCCGAAAAAGCCGAATACGCGATTGTGTTGCCGTCCAAACTGGTGGACGAGAGTGGCCGCAGTTTATCCAATGCGGCACAGTTTCCGCTGAAATTTGCCACCGCGGATTTCCCGCCGCTGGCAAAATTTCCGGCTGCGCCTTTTGGCATCATAGAGCTCAATGCGGATGCCACTTTGCCGGTCACGCTCAGGAATGTAGAAAAGAACCTGATCGTGCGTAGCGTCGATGGTAAAAATTCGCCGGGTAAAGTGAGTAATCTGAAGGTCAGTGATGACGCCGCTATCATCAACTGGATCGCGAAACTCAATGCCTACCACGAAAGCCGCGTCACGCTAGGCCGCGAGTCGGTAGAGACCCGCAGCATAGGCTTGTTAGCCAAGGAAGCCGGCGTGCGTAAGCTCGATCTGCCGGCGCTGCCCGACGCGGCCGATCCATCCTCCCGTCCGTTTGAGGTGATAGGCCTGCCGCTCAAAGATCCGGGTTTTTACGTGGTCGAACTGGAATCGCAAAAACTCGGTAGCGCCTTATTGGGCAAGGCTGCACCGATGTTTGTACGTACCAGTGCGCTGGTGACGAATTTGTCTGTGCATATCAAGCTTGGTCGTGAGAATGGCGCAGTCTGGGTCACGACTTTAGACCAGGCTAAGCCAGTTGCGGCGGCCGATATCCGTATTTCCGATTGCCGTGGTAAAGAAGTCTGGCGCGGTAGCACCGATGCCAAAGGGCTGGCGCTGCTGCCACATTCTTTGGGTGAAGCCTGCAATAGCTATGACTACGGCAACCAGAACAATCCTGTGAAAGTGAACGGATTTTTTGTCAGTGCCCGTAAAACTGATGAAAAAGGCCGGGCCGATATGGCCTTTGCGCTCAGCTCATGGAACAACGGCATAGAATCGTATCGCTTCAATCTACCTACCGATATGAGCAAGTCGCCTACCGTCAGGGCCCACACGGTACTCGATCGCAGCCTGTTCCGCGCCGGTGAAACGGTCTCGATGAAGCACGTGATGAGGATAGAAAACCTGCGCGGTTTTGCTTTGCAAAAGGCAGAGTTATTGCCCGACAGAGCCAGAATCATCCATCAGGGCAGCAATCAGGAATTTCAGTTTCCTTTAGTCTGGCGCGGCCGCAGCGCGGCTGAAACGGTTTTTAAATTACCGCAGCAAGCCAAGCTCGGCACTTACGACATCATTCTGGATAAGGGGAAACTCAAGTCCAAGACAGAATTGACGGAAGACGAGACTCAGAACGATGGCTATGCCGAAGACCGTTACGGCGAGGGCACTTATTCCACCGGAAGTTTCCGCGTAGAAGAATTCCGTTTGCCTTTGCTGCAAGGACGTATCACTCCTCCCAAAGAAGTGCAGGTAGCACCGAAAGAGTTGCCGCTGTCGCTGCAGCTCAATTACCTCAATGGCGGTGGCGCCTCTGGCCTGGCGGTGCAGGTGACGAGCTTGCTGCGCAATAAAGCCTTGTCGTTTCCTGCCTATGAAGAATTTTCTTTTTATGTGGGCGACTCTGCCGGCGACTCTGCCGGCGACTCTTCAGGTAACTCTGCCGGTAATTCTGGCGACGAGCAAAAGATCGTCGCGAATAAATTGCCGGTCACGCTCGATAAGAATGGCGCTGGCAAGACCGTGATTAAAAATCTGCCGGCGATACTCAAGCCGCAAGAATTGGTTTCCGAGATGAGCTACGCTGATCCGAACGGCGAAATCCAGACTATCAGCACAGTGACACCCTTGTGGTCGTCGGCGGTGCTGGTGGGGGTGAAGGCCGGACAGTGGGTCTCGGTTAAAAAGAAAATCAGCTTAAGCGCGATTGCCCTCGATACCAATGGCAAACCCAAGGCGGGCGTGGCGATAGATATCAGCGGTATCGCGAAGCAAAATAATTCGCATCGCAAGCGTATGGTCGGCGGTTTTTACGCTTATGAAAATGCCGAAAGCAGCAAGGATCTCGGTAGCCTGTGCTCGGGAAAAACTGATGAACGCGGTCTCATGATCTGTGAGGCCAACTTATCCGAGCCCGGCAATATCGAAATCCTGGCCAAGGCGAAAGACGAGAACGGCAAAGCGACGCAAGCCAAAACCTCGGCCTGGGTCACTGGCCGTGGCGAGATCTGGTTCGACGGTGAAAACCAGGACCGCATGGATCTGCTACCCGAGCGTAAACATTATGAAGCCGGTGAGACCGCCAGCTTCCAGGTGCGTATGCCTTTCCGCTATGCCACCGCGCTGGTGGCGATAGAGCGTGAAGGCGTGATCGATACCATGGTGGTGCAATTGAATGGGCGCGACCCTAGCATACAGGTGCCGATCAAGGCCGAATATGGCCCTAACGTGTTTGTCTCGGTATTGGCAGTGCGCGGTCGTATGCGCGAAGTGCCCTGGTATTCGTTCTTCACCTGGGGCTGGAAAGAGCCATTGAACTGGTGGAGTGAGTTCCGCGAATATCAAGACCCGAGCGCCACGGTGGATCTGGCCAAGCCGGCCTACAAATACGGCATCGCCGAAATTACGATAGGTACGGCCGCGCATAAGCTGGCGGTCAGCGTCACTACCGACAAGACTAGTTATGCTATCCGAACTACCGCTAAAGCCACGGTACAAGTGCTGCTGCCGAATGGCAAACCGGCCGCCGGTGCGGAAATCGCGATTGCGGCGGTGGATGAAGCCCTGCTCGAGTTGCAACCGAATGGCAGTTGGGATTTGTTGACCGCCATGCTGCAAAGACGCAGTTACGGGGTAGAGACAGCGACTGCGCAAATGCAGGTGATAGGCAAGCGCCACTATGGCCGCAAGGCGGTGGCGGCAGGTGGGGGCGGTGGTAAATCGGCTACCCGTGAGTTGCTTGATACCTTATTGCTGTGGAAGCCTGTGGTGATCCTCGATGCCAACGGTCGCGCCCAGATTGATGTGCCGCTCAACGATGCTTTGACCAGCTTTAAGATCGTCGCGGTAGCCTTGAGCGGCGAGGGCCTGTTCGGTACCGGTAGCACCAGCATCCGCGCCACCCAGGATTTGCAAATCATTTCTGGTCTGCCACCGCTGGTGCGTGAGGGCGATGTCTTTACAGCCATGCTGACACTCAGAAACACCACCAGCCGTGCCATGCAGGTGCAAGTGGCTGCTGCCGTCAGTGGTTTAGCGGCGGAACTGCCTAAGCAAAACATCGCGATACCGGCAGGCGAGGCGCGCGAAGTGAACTGGAACGTGACGGTGCCAGTCGCGGCGCTGCCCGAGGATAAACAACAACTGGTGTGGGAGTTAAAAGCGCAAGAGCAGGGTGGCGCTGGCGTGAAGGACGCCTTGAAATTTACCCAGCGTGTGGTGCCTGCGGTGCCGGTCACGGTACAGCAAGCGAGCTTGATGCAACTCGATAAGGCGCTCAGCATGCCCATTATCCAACCGGCTGATGGTTTGCCGGGGCGCGGTGGGGTGGCGATTTCGCTGATGCCTAGTCTGGCCGGATCGCAAGAGGGGATACGCAAGTATTTCAACGATTACCCTTACTCTTGCCTTGAGCAAAAAACCTCGCGGGCGATAGGTTTGCGCGACACCGCGCTGTGGCAAAAAGTCGCTAACGATTTACCTGGCTATCTCGATGGCGATGGTCTGGCGTATTACTACCCGCCTGGTCAAATGACCAGCAATCGCGGCAGCGATAGCTTAAGCGCTTATCTGATCTCGGCCACGCATGAAGCCAATTATGCGCTGCCAGAAGCCAGCCGCAACAAGATGCTGCAAGGTCTGGCGGCCTTTGTCGAAGGCAAGATCACGCGCGATTTCTGGTCGCCGAAAAAAGATCTGGAAGTACGTAAGCTGGCGGCGCTGGAAGCGCTGTCGCGTTACGGCCAGGTGCAGGAGCGCATGTTGGGTTCGATACAGATCAACCCGAATCTCTGGCCGACTTCGGCCGTGATCGACTGGCTGGCAATCTTGCAAAACACGCCAGCTATCAGCAAGCGTGCTACTTACCTGAAAGAAGCCGAGCAAATCTTGCGTGCGCGCCTGAACTATCAGGGCACCCGCATGGGCTTCTCTAACGAGCAAGACGATTATTGGTGGTGGCTGATGGGCAATAGCGACAACAGCGCCAACCGCCTGATTTTGGTGACGCTGAATAATCCAGCCTGGGCCGATGATATGTCGAAACTGGTGACCGGCTCTATCCAAAGGCAGGTACGCGGTCACTGGATGTCGACCACCGCCAATGTCTGGGGCAGCCTGGCGATGGAGAAGTTTGCGCTCAAGTTTGAGACCGAAAAAGTCGCCGGTAGCACCAAGGCTAATCTGCAAATGGCAGCTGTCAGCGGCCCTGTGCAGACCTACAACTGGAGCGCGACTGGTGGCGGTAAACTGATGCTGCCATGGCCGGCAGCGGGCAGCGCCACCGATAGCATCAAGCTCAGTCACGACGGCAAGGGTAAGCCCTGGGTGACACTGCAGTCGCTGGCGGCAGTCACGCTCAAAGCGCCGTTCAGCAGTGGTTACCGCATCACTAAAACCATCCAGGCGATTGAGCAAAAAGAGAAAGGCAAATACAGCCGTGGCGACATCCTGCGCGTCAACATCGATGTCGATGCCCAGACCGACATGACCTGGGTAGTGCTGACCGACCCGATACCGGCCGGTGCCAGCCTCTTGGGTTCAGGTCTGGGACGCGATTCAGCGATCGCCGCCAACGCCACCGGTGCCGTCAGCAGTGAGCCTGACTACAGCGCAGCCTGGATGGCCTACGAAGAGCGCAGCTTCGAATCGTATCGTGCCTATTACCAGTTCGTACCCAAGGGGAAATTTAGCATCTCTTACACCATGCGCTTAAACAACGTCGGCGAATTCAAACTGCCGCAAACCAGGGTGGAAGCCATGTACGCACCAGAGATGTTCGGCGAGTCACCGAATGCGGGGATGAGTGTGAAGTAG